A genomic region of Desulfosarcina ovata subsp. ovata contains the following coding sequences:
- the cobJ gene encoding precorrin-3B C(17)-methyltransferase: MSRRAAEVLESVEAIAGYTTYIDLIRPLIQGKQIVSTAMKKEVDRVSAALDLALSGTACAVVSSGDPGVYAMAGLVLEMCRERSVAIGGSDRPENANRLAIEVVPGIPALCSGASLLGAPLTHDFAAISLSDLLTPWETIQARLEAAARADFVIVIYNPKSRRRTDHLTRAQEIFLKHRDASTPVGIVTGAMRDNQRVTLTTLGELHRAEVDMQTTVFVGNSNTFDYDGFMITPRGYAKKYNIGD; this comes from the coding sequence ATGAGCCGGCGGGCCGCCGAGGTATTGGAAAGTGTCGAGGCCATCGCTGGCTACACGACCTATATCGATCTGATCCGGCCCCTCATCCAGGGCAAGCAGATTGTCAGCACGGCCATGAAAAAAGAGGTCGACCGCGTTTCGGCGGCCCTGGACCTGGCCCTTTCGGGAACCGCCTGCGCCGTGGTGTCCAGCGGCGACCCGGGGGTCTATGCCATGGCCGGGCTGGTTCTGGAAATGTGCCGCGAACGGTCCGTCGCCATTGGCGGCAGCGACCGACCGGAAAACGCCAACCGCCTCGCCATCGAAGTGGTGCCCGGCATCCCGGCCCTGTGTTCCGGGGCCTCGCTGCTGGGCGCGCCCCTGACCCACGACTTTGCCGCTATCTCGCTCAGCGATCTGTTAACCCCCTGGGAAACCATCCAAGCCCGGCTGGAGGCGGCCGCCCGTGCCGATTTCGTGATCGTCATCTACAATCCCAAAAGCCGCCGCCGGACCGACCACCTGACCCGCGCCCAGGAAATTTTCCTCAAGCACCGCGATGCATCCACACCGGTGGGAATCGTCACCGGCGCCATGCGCGACAATCAGCGGGTCACGCTGACCACCCTGGGCGAATTGCACCGGGCCGAGGTGGACATGCAGACCACGGTGTTTGTGGGCAATTCGAATACGTTCGACTACGACGGGTTCATGATCACGCCGCGGGGATATGCGAAGAAATACAATATAGGGGATTAG
- a CDS encoding cobyric acid synthase, whose amino-acid sequence MNNATKTSHAPKAPCLAVFGTGSDVGKSIIAAALCRVFADRGLRVAPYKAQNMSNNSGVTPEGLEMGRAQIVQAEAAGIAPHVDMNPILLKPTSDVGSQVVLMGEAIGNQTAMDYHQKKAGLVSAANAALDRLRRAYDLVVMEGAGSCAEVNLMDHDIVNFPMAAYADAPVIIVGDIHRGGIFAQLVGTIACLPEEYRQRVAGFIINRFRGDLRLFEDGVRWIEKKTGLPVFGVLPWYDHIRIDPEDSVVIERPKAVRAEPDGKPAVAVIRIPHISNFTDFDPLKAVNGLSVHFVENPQDLSALSAVILPGSKNTRYDLEWLKNGGWHARLTEYQAGGGHITGICGGYQMMGLTVHDPGGLEGVPGSTDGLGLLPVETVLKAPKTTTLSRFSWDDIAGTGYEIHMGQTHLTGGAPLVRVHERNGHPTEDTDGCMARDGRTMGTYMHGLFDTPALIKRWLTTVGLGSIDVPATGGLEAKLEQYALLAEHFGKYVDVDKIAELI is encoded by the coding sequence ATGAACAACGCAACCAAAACCAGCCACGCCCCCAAAGCTCCCTGCCTGGCCGTATTCGGCACCGGTTCCGATGTGGGCAAGAGTATCATTGCCGCGGCCCTGTGCCGTGTTTTCGCCGACCGGGGCCTGCGCGTGGCGCCGTACAAGGCCCAGAACATGTCCAACAACTCCGGGGTCACTCCCGAAGGGCTCGAGATGGGACGCGCCCAGATCGTCCAGGCCGAGGCTGCCGGCATCGCCCCCCATGTGGACATGAATCCCATTCTGCTCAAACCCACCAGCGATGTGGGCTCCCAGGTGGTGCTCATGGGTGAGGCCATCGGCAACCAGACGGCCATGGACTACCATCAGAAAAAAGCCGGGCTGGTCAGCGCCGCCAACGCCGCTCTGGACCGCCTGCGCCGGGCCTATGACCTGGTGGTGATGGAGGGTGCCGGCTCCTGCGCCGAGGTTAACCTCATGGACCACGATATCGTCAACTTTCCCATGGCCGCCTATGCCGATGCCCCGGTGATTATCGTGGGCGACATTCACCGCGGCGGTATTTTCGCCCAGTTGGTGGGGACCATCGCCTGCCTGCCGGAAGAATACCGCCAACGCGTGGCCGGATTCATCATCAACCGCTTCCGGGGTGACCTGCGCCTTTTCGAGGACGGGGTGCGCTGGATCGAGAAAAAAACCGGTCTTCCGGTCTTCGGCGTGCTGCCCTGGTACGACCATATCCGTATCGATCCCGAAGACTCGGTGGTCATCGAACGGCCCAAGGCGGTCCGGGCCGAACCCGACGGCAAACCGGCGGTGGCGGTGATCCGCATCCCGCACATCTCCAACTTTACCGATTTCGATCCTTTGAAAGCGGTAAATGGCCTGTCGGTTCACTTCGTGGAGAACCCCCAGGATCTTTCCGCTCTCAGCGCGGTGATCCTGCCCGGCTCAAAGAACACCCGTTATGATCTGGAGTGGCTTAAAAACGGCGGCTGGCACGCCCGCCTGACCGAGTATCAGGCCGGCGGCGGTCATATTACCGGCATCTGCGGCGGCTATCAGATGATGGGTCTGACCGTCCACGATCCCGGCGGGCTCGAGGGCGTCCCCGGGAGCACCGACGGACTGGGCCTGCTGCCCGTAGAGACCGTGCTCAAGGCGCCCAAAACCACCACCCTCAGCCGCTTCAGCTGGGACGACATTGCCGGCACCGGCTATGAAATCCACATGGGCCAAACCCACCTGACCGGCGGCGCCCCCCTGGTCAGGGTGCACGAGCGCAATGGCCACCCCACTGAGGACACTGACGGCTGCATGGCCCGGGACGGCCGAACCATGGGCACCTATATGCACGGCCTCTTCGATACGCCCGCCCTGATCAAACGCTGGCTGACCACGGTGGGGCTCGGCAGTATCGACGTGCCGGCCACCGGCGGCCTGGAGGCCAAGTTGGAGCAGTACGCCCTTTTGGCTGAGCATTTTGGCAAGTATGTGGATGTGGATAAAATAGCAGAGCTAATTTAG
- the cobU gene encoding bifunctional adenosylcobinamide kinase/adenosylcobinamide-phosphate guanylyltransferase has product MTNENKTLVIGGCRSGKSGHALELAEAAGPRRIFVATCVPHDDEMRDRVARHQRDRDDSWQTLEIPVDLVGAIRDYSATADVMLIDCLTLWLSNLLLQSEDVAVIRGQIDNLAEAITRAPRAVVLVSNEVGAGIVPENRLARLYRDLAGWANQAMAAACDRVVWTVAGIPVTIKPVAEKSVP; this is encoded by the coding sequence ATGACGAACGAAAACAAAACACTGGTAATCGGCGGCTGCCGAAGCGGCAAGAGCGGTCACGCCCTGGAACTGGCCGAGGCGGCCGGTCCGCGGCGCATCTTTGTGGCCACCTGCGTGCCCCATGACGATGAGATGCGCGACCGGGTGGCCCGGCATCAGCGCGATCGTGATGACAGCTGGCAGACCCTTGAAATTCCCGTCGATCTGGTCGGTGCCATCCGCGATTACAGTGCCACGGCAGATGTGATGCTGATCGACTGCCTGACCCTGTGGCTGAGCAACCTGCTCCTGCAGAGCGAAGATGTGGCCGTGATCCGGGGCCAGATCGACAACCTGGCCGAAGCCATCACCCGGGCACCCCGCGCCGTGGTGCTGGTCTCCAATGAGGTCGGCGCCGGTATCGTTCCCGAAAACCGCCTGGCCCGGCTTTACCGGGATCTGGCCGGCTGGGCCAACCAGGCCATGGCCGCGGCCTGCGACCGGGTGGTCTGGACCGTTGCCGGCATCCCCGTCACCATCAAACCCGTTGCTGAAAAAAGCGTTCCATGA
- the cobS gene encoding adenosylcobinamide-GDP ribazoletransferase, protein MNRLIASLQFISALPLGKPRPFDPKGIIVHFPIAGLVIGLIVALFDQLAAIVWPPTVAAVLDVGLLALMTGAFHLDGLADMADGLYGHGDRERSLAIMKDSRVGAMGLVAVALLLLTKTVALGNVHQDRFLALVIIPAYARGAMIFGMHFLPYARGEEGTGSAFFETPLALTDFRYLLVPVILSLFLGWRGIVLNLFFAAVVAGLLGLYRRKLGGITGDLLGAMTEISEAALLLAVCMGGGL, encoded by the coding sequence ATGAACCGACTGATCGCCTCCCTGCAGTTTATCAGCGCCCTGCCCCTGGGCAAACCACGCCCCTTTGATCCCAAGGGAATCATTGTCCATTTCCCCATCGCCGGACTGGTCATCGGCCTGATCGTGGCCCTGTTCGACCAGTTGGCCGCTATCGTGTGGCCCCCGACCGTGGCCGCGGTGCTGGATGTGGGCCTTCTGGCCCTGATGACCGGCGCCTTCCATCTGGACGGGCTGGCCGACATGGCCGACGGTCTCTACGGCCACGGGGACCGCGAGCGCAGCCTGGCCATCATGAAGGACAGCCGGGTGGGCGCCATGGGACTGGTGGCCGTGGCCCTGCTCCTGCTGACCAAGACCGTGGCCCTGGGCAACGTCCACCAGGACCGTTTTCTGGCATTGGTGATCATTCCCGCCTATGCCCGCGGAGCGATGATTTTCGGCATGCACTTTCTGCCCTATGCCCGCGGCGAGGAGGGCACCGGCAGCGCCTTCTTTGAAACGCCCCTGGCCCTGACCGATTTCCGGTATCTTCTGGTGCCGGTCATCCTGTCCCTTTTTCTGGGCTGGCGCGGGATCGTTCTGAACCTCTTTTTCGCTGCTGTCGTCGCCGGGCTGCTCGGCCTCTACCGTCGCAAACTGGGTGGCATCACCGGCGATCTTCTGGGGGCCATGACCGAAATCAGTGAAGCGGCCCTGCTTCTGGCGGTCTGCATGGGAGGTGGCCTGTGA